The sequence below is a genomic window from Actinokineospora baliensis.
CGAACCCGTGACAGGCCGTGCTTGTCGGCGATCTTGACGGCCGCCGGGTGGTCGCCGTGCGCCCAGAGCCGCACCCCGTCGGCGGCACGGGCCAGAACGGCGTCGACGAGCGCCGAGCCGACCCCACGACCGCGGGCGTCCGGCCGGACGAGGACCTCGGCGACCTGACGGCCGAACGAGTCGCCCCCGGTGTCGAGGTGGGCGTACCCGACCAGCTCGACGCCGTCGGTGGCCAGCAGGTGCTCACCGCCGCGGAACTCGCGCGGCAACGGCCCCTCCTCGGCCACCTCGGGGCGGCCGTCCACCGCGGCGACCGCGCGCAGCAGCGGGCGGAGCTCGGCAACGGCTTCGGGGCTGTCAGGGCGCCAGGTCAGGTCGGTCACCCCACCGAACCTACCCAGCGCGGACCTTCAGGCGTCGACGCGCCAGGCCCGGTCCGCTTCCTGGGACGGCTCGCGCCTGGCCCCGGCCTTGGGCGGCTGGACGAACTTGTAGCCGACGTTGCGCACGGTTCCGATGAGCTGCTCGTGCTCGACGCCGAGCTTGGCGCGCAGTCGCCGGACGTGCACGTCGACGGTCCGGGTGCCGCCGAAGAAGTCGTAGCCCCAGACCTCCTGCAGCAGCTGCGCGCGGGTGAACACCCGGCCCGCGTGCTGCGCGAGGTACTTGAGCAGCTCGAACTCCTTGTAGGTGAGGTCGAGCGGGCGGCCGCGCAGCCGCGCCATGTACGTGGCCTCGTCGATGACGAGCTCGCCGAGCCGCAGGGCGCCGTCGACGGCCGCACCGGCGGGTCCGCGGGTGGTGAGCAGCCGCAGCCGGGCGTCGACCTCGGCCGGGCCCGCGGTGGGCAGCAGGATCTCGTCGATGCGCCAGTCGCTGGTGATGGCGACGAGACCGCCCTCGGTGACCACGGCCAGCACCGGGCAGCTGTCGCCGCCGCTGGTCAGCAGCCTGCAGAGGCCCTTGGCGGCGGCGAGGTCGGTGCGCGCGTCGACGATCACGGCGTCGCGCGAGCCCGCCTCCAGCAGGGCGGTCACCTCGGGTGCTTGGGTGCGCACGGTGTGCGGCAGGAGCATCAGCGACGGCACCACGGTCGCGGGCTCCGGGTCGGCGGTCAGCAGCAGCAGGTCGAGGCTCATCACGAGTCCGCCTCTCTTGCGTGATTCCGCTCCGCGACGTTGGGGTGCGGCCCCGGGTACCGGGGTGGCGTTTTTCGGCTGGTCAGGACCATAACCCGTCGTTCACGCAAATGTCGTGCCCGTGCCGCCGGTGTCACACGCACGCGGGCACCGAGCAACGCGACGTCGCCCGTGGACGTCCAACGCACTGCGGGATCATGGGGGCCAGTGGTGCCGAACCGCCGTCGAGCGGGTAGGTACCCGGGGGACGCGACACACGGACAGGTGATGGGATGACGACCATGACGAACTCAGGCACGCCCGCGGGTGGGCAGGCGCCGCCACGCCGCCGGTCGAAGGCGGTGCGCAGGCTCGTCATCTCGGTGCTGGTGCTGCTCGTGCTGCTGGTCGCGGCCGACTTCGGCGCGGCGGCGGTGTTCGAGCACGAGGTGTCCAAGCGCGCGCAGCAGCAGTTCGACCTGCGCGACCACCCCTCGGTGCGGGTGGGCGGCTTCTCCTTCCTGGCCCAGGCGGTGTCCGGGGAGTACGACCTGGTGACCATCGACGCCAAGGGCGTCCCGGTGAAGGACACCCTGCGCGACGTGGACGTGCACGCCGACCTGCGCGGGGTCCAGGCGCCGCTGTCGGAGCTGGTCGGCGGGTCGCTGACCCAGGTGCCGATCCGCGAGGTGGAGGGCCAGGTGCGGATCAAGGCGGCCGACGTCAACCGGGCCATCCAGGGCAACGCCAACGAGGTCGTGTCCGCCATCACCAACCTGACCATCGACCCGGTCAGCGAGAAGGCGGTCAACACCAAGCCCGCCGAGGGCGAGGAGACCGAGGAGGACGCCACGGAGATCGCCGACCAGGAGGGCACCACCGCTGGCGTGAAGCTGTGCGGGACGGTCGGCATCGCCGGTCAGGACACCGAGCTGTGCGTGTTCTCCATCGTGTCGCTGGTCGACGGCGGGGTCGACATCGCGCCCAAGCGGCTGGAGCTGCGCAACGGCGGCTCGGACGTGAAGCTGCCGCAGCAGATCCAGGCCAAGGTGCTGTCGCTGTTCGCCCGCCGCCTCGACCCGGGCAGCCTGCCGTTCAAGGTGACCCCCACCGCGGTCACCGTCGAGCCCGGCGTGCTGTCGGTCAAGGGCAAGGCCGAGAACCTGGTGCTGGGCCGCTGATGACCGGGCTCTACGTCGCGTTGGGCACGGTGGCCATCGCCATGGGCATCGGTTTCCTGGTGCGGTCGCTCGGCGGCCGCACCAGGCCGTCCACGGCGGGCGAGGTGCCCGACGAGGTGCGCGCGGTGCTCGACCCGGCGGCCGCGGTGACCCTGGTGCAGCTGTCGACCGAGTTCTGCGGCACCTGCAGGCAGGCCCGTGCCGTGCTGACCGACATCGCGGGCGGCACGCCCGGTCTCGCGCACGCCGACCTCGATCTGACCGACCGGCCCGAGTTGGCGAAGCGGCTCGCGGTGCTGCGCACCCCCACGACCATCGCGGTCGACGCGGCGGGCACCGAGCTGCTGCGCGTCGGCGGCGTGCCGAAACGTGAAGAACTGCTCACCTCGCTGCGCCCGCACCTGCCCGGCTGAGACGGCCCCCACCTGCGCTTTCGACGAGCGCAATGCCGAGATCGGGCATCCCACCCTGTGGACGGGCCCTCTCACGACGGTGCGGGCGCCAGGTAGTCTCGCCGCCGTGTCCAGCTTCCTGACCAGGCGCCGCGCGGTGGACTTCTGCCGCGTGCGCAGCAGCCTGTGTCGGGGCTCCTGACCGGGCGGCCCGCCCGAGGCGTTCACCCGCCCCTGGCCGCTCACACCCACCCGTGTGCAGGTCAGGAGGCCATGTGTCCACCCAGGTCGACCCCAGGGGGCCGCGTTTCGCCGCTGGTGTGACCAGCGCCGTGCTCGTCGCGGTGCTCGTCACCGGCTGGTGGCCGCTGCTGGCGGCCCAAGCGGTCGTGTTCGCGCTCGGCGGTTTCGCCGGGCTCCGCTTGTCCCCGTACTCGGCGCTCTACCGCGCGGTCGTCGCGCCCCGGCTCGCCCCGACCGCGGAGCGCGAGGACGCCGCCCCGGTCCGGTTCGCGCAGACCGTCGGCTTCGGCTTCGCTGTCGTCGGTGTGCTCGGCTACGTGTTCGAGGTCACCGCGCTCGGCGCGGTGGCCACCGCGCTGGCACTGGTCGCCGCGCTGCTCAACGCCGTGTTCGGGTTCTGCCTCGGCTGCGAGGCCTACCTGCTGATCAACCGTCTGTCCATCAAGCAAAGGAAAGTGGGAACCGCCCGATGAGCCGCGAAGACGTGCTGGTTACGGCCGCCTGGGCCGAGGAGAACCTCAACGCCGACGGGGTGGTGTTCGTCGAGGTCGACGAGGACGCGAGCGCCTACGACACCGGGCACATCCCGGGTGCGGTGAAGGTCGACTGGCGGCAGGACCTGCAGGACCCGGTGCGCCGGGACTTCGTCGACCGCGCGGGCTTCGAGAAGCTGCTCTCCGCCCGCGGCATCGGCAACGACGACCTCGTGGTCCTCTACGGCGGCAACAACAACTGGTTCGCCGCGTACGCGTACTGGTACTTCAAGCTCTACGGCCACCAGTCGGTCAAGCTGCTCGACGGCGGCCGCAAGAAGTGGGAGCTCGACGGCCGCCCGCTGTCCACCGACTCGGTGAGCCGCGACGAGACCACCTACACCGCCCAGGAGCAGGACCTCTCGCTGCGCGCGTTCCGCCAGGAGGCGGTCGACGCGATCAACACCAAGAACCTGGTCGACGTGCGCTCGCC
It includes:
- a CDS encoding DUF4395 domain-containing protein, producing MSTQVDPRGPRFAAGVTSAVLVAVLVTGWWPLLAAQAVVFALGGFAGLRLSPYSALYRAVVAPRLAPTAEREDAAPVRFAQTVGFGFAVVGVLGYVFEVTALGAVATALALVAALLNAVFGFCLGCEAYLLINRLSIKQRKVGTAR
- a CDS encoding sulfurtransferase, with translation MSREDVLVTAAWAEENLNADGVVFVEVDEDASAYDTGHIPGAVKVDWRQDLQDPVRRDFVDRAGFEKLLSARGIGNDDLVVLYGGNNNWFAAYAYWYFKLYGHQSVKLLDGGRKKWELDGRPLSTDSVSRDETTYTAQEQDLSLRAFRQEAVDAINTKNLVDVRSPDEFSGKLSAPAHLPQEQAQVKGHIPTAINVPWSKAANEDGTFKSNDELRELYKEAGLDEGKATIAYCRIGERSSHTWFALHELLGYSDVKNYDGSWTEYGSLVGVPVEVGA
- a CDS encoding LmeA family phospholipid-binding protein; this translates as MTNSGTPAGGQAPPRRRSKAVRRLVISVLVLLVLLVAADFGAAAVFEHEVSKRAQQQFDLRDHPSVRVGGFSFLAQAVSGEYDLVTIDAKGVPVKDTLRDVDVHADLRGVQAPLSELVGGSLTQVPIREVEGQVRIKAADVNRAIQGNANEVVSAITNLTIDPVSEKAVNTKPAEGEETEEDATEIADQEGTTAGVKLCGTVGIAGQDTELCVFSIVSLVDGGVDIAPKRLELRNGGSDVKLPQQIQAKVLSLFARRLDPGSLPFKVTPTAVTVEPGVLSVKGKAENLVLGR
- a CDS encoding thioredoxin family protein; the encoded protein is MTGLYVALGTVAIAMGIGFLVRSLGGRTRPSTAGEVPDEVRAVLDPAAAVTLVQLSTEFCGTCRQARAVLTDIAGGTPGLAHADLDLTDRPELAKRLAVLRTPTTIAVDAAGTELLRVGGVPKREELLTSLRPHLPG
- a CDS encoding winged helix-turn-helix transcriptional regulator, with the translated sequence MSLDLLLLTADPEPATVVPSLMLLPHTVRTQAPEVTALLEAGSRDAVIVDARTDLAAAKGLCRLLTSGGDSCPVLAVVTEGGLVAITSDWRIDEILLPTAGPAEVDARLRLLTTRGPAGAAVDGALRLGELVIDEATYMARLRGRPLDLTYKEFELLKYLAQHAGRVFTRAQLLQEVWGYDFFGGTRTVDVHVRRLRAKLGVEHEQLIGTVRNVGYKFVQPPKAGARREPSQEADRAWRVDA